One region of Limnospira fusiformis SAG 85.79 genomic DNA includes:
- a CDS encoding MFS transporter: MPERLARFQYLNIKQINSMDDWETRNGLDLSTPVDYTDYNSSSTGNSYSSSETAGKKPSAPTPPNSDPPPPEPEERGFLPVLRNRNFLALWSGQVFSQLADKVYLVLMIAVISTEFQQANQSISGWVSAVMIAFTIPAVLFGAGAGVYVDRWPKKMVLVLTNLLRGGLVLILPILLWLSEGMKFTKFPLGFCLLLLITFLVSTLTQFFAPAEQAAIPLIVERKHLLSANSLYTTTMMASVIVGFAVGEPLLALADTLLERLGSQLPVGKELIVGSGYAIAGLLLLLMKTGEQQNVSSQEQPHILEDLREGMRYLRDHHGVRNALLQLVILFSIFAALAVLAVRVAELIPNLKSSQFGFLLAAAGLGMAIGAAILGHIGHQFSHFRIALLGSIGMAICLVGLAFFSQQLAPALGLISLLGVFGAMVGIPMQTTIQAETPEEMRGKVFGLQNNAINIALSLPLALAGITETLFGLSSVFLALAILSVLAGNLTWYISKNER, encoded by the coding sequence ATGCCTGAACGTCTGGCACGCTTTCAGTATCTTAACATTAAACAGATCAACTCCATGGATGACTGGGAAACAAGAAACGGCTTAGACCTAAGCACACCCGTAGATTACACAGACTACAATTCAAGTTCAACAGGTAACTCCTACAGTTCGTCAGAGACTGCTGGTAAAAAGCCTAGTGCGCCGACACCGCCCAACTCAGACCCCCCTCCCCCTGAGCCAGAGGAACGGGGATTTTTACCAGTTTTGAGAAATCGCAATTTTCTCGCCTTGTGGAGTGGACAGGTTTTCTCTCAACTAGCCGATAAAGTCTACCTAGTCCTAATGATTGCTGTCATCTCCACTGAGTTTCAACAGGCTAACCAGAGTATTAGCGGTTGGGTCTCGGCGGTAATGATTGCCTTTACCATTCCTGCTGTATTATTTGGGGCAGGAGCCGGGGTCTATGTAGACCGCTGGCCGAAAAAAATGGTGTTAGTGTTAACAAATTTGCTGCGGGGTGGGTTGGTTCTTATCCTCCCGATTCTTCTGTGGCTATCTGAGGGAATGAAATTTACCAAATTCCCCTTGGGGTTCTGTTTGCTATTACTGATTACCTTTTTAGTCTCGACTCTCACTCAATTTTTTGCCCCCGCAGAACAGGCGGCTATCCCTTTAATTGTTGAACGGAAACATTTACTATCTGCTAATTCCCTATATACAACTACAATGATGGCTTCTGTGATTGTCGGTTTTGCGGTGGGGGAACCGCTGTTAGCTTTAGCCGATACCTTGCTAGAAAGGCTGGGGAGTCAATTACCTGTGGGTAAAGAGTTGATTGTCGGTAGTGGATATGCGATCGCCGGTTTACTATTACTATTGATGAAAACTGGCGAACAACAAAATGTTAGCTCACAAGAACAACCCCACATCCTCGAAGATTTACGCGAGGGGATGCGCTATCTACGAGATCATCATGGAGTCCGTAATGCTTTACTGCAATTAGTCATTTTATTTTCCATCTTTGCCGCCTTGGCTGTTTTAGCCGTTCGGGTGGCGGAGTTGATTCCTAACCTCAAATCATCACAATTTGGCTTTTTGCTGGCTGCGGCGGGCTTGGGAATGGCAATTGGTGCAGCTATTTTAGGTCATATCGGACACCAATTTTCCCACTTTAGAATCGCACTATTGGGCTCAATTGGCATGGCTATTTGTTTGGTGGGTTTAGCATTTTTTAGTCAGCAACTAGCACCCGCTTTAGGGTTAATTTCGCTGCTAGGCGTATTTGGTGCAATGGTAGGAATTCCCATGCAAACAACCATCCAAGCCGAAACCCCAGAAGAAATGCGTGGTAAGGTGTTTGGCTTACAAAACAACGCCATTAATATTGCCCTATCACTACCCCTCGCTTTGGCGGGTATTACCGAAACCTTATTCGGTCTGTCTTCTGTATTCTTGGCTTTAGCTATACTATCTGTACTCGCAGGTAATTTAACGTGGTATATTTCCAAAAATGAGCGGTGA